Proteins from a single region of Terriglobales bacterium:
- the folP gene encoding dihydropteroate synthase, whose translation MNRPRFTWDLGSRQLALGGRTLVMGVLNVTPDSFSDGGRYFDTFAAVEHSLRLLEEGADILDVGGESTRPNAATAGSKAEFVSEEEELRRVLPVIREIKRRRADAIISIDTYKSGVARAAVQAGAEIVNDVSGFHWDAAMPAAIAELRCGAVLMHTRGRPDEWKTLPPVEDMVAMVSRELGGRANAALRSGIERARLVLDPGFGFGKRLDENYPLLARFEEFHALGFPLLAGPSRKSFVGRATSRGGGAAPAHERMAGSLAAAVLCIMKGAHVVRVHDVKETVDAAAMADAVLNNATK comes from the coding sequence ATGAACCGACCACGCTTTACCTGGGACCTGGGCTCGCGGCAGCTGGCGCTGGGCGGGCGTACGCTGGTCATGGGCGTACTGAATGTCACCCCCGATTCGTTTTCCGACGGCGGGCGTTACTTCGACACATTCGCCGCGGTGGAGCACTCTCTTCGCCTGCTGGAGGAGGGCGCTGACATCCTGGACGTTGGCGGAGAATCGACGCGCCCGAACGCAGCCACGGCGGGCTCCAAGGCCGAGTTTGTTTCCGAAGAGGAAGAGCTGCGCCGGGTGCTGCCGGTGATACGCGAAATAAAGAGACGCAGGGCCGACGCCATCATTTCCATCGATACCTACAAGTCCGGTGTCGCGCGCGCGGCGGTGCAGGCTGGAGCAGAAATCGTCAACGACGTAAGCGGCTTCCATTGGGACGCGGCCATGCCCGCCGCCATCGCCGAACTGCGCTGTGGTGCTGTGCTCATGCACACCCGCGGGCGCCCGGACGAATGGAAGACACTCCCGCCCGTCGAGGACATGGTCGCGATGGTATCCCGCGAACTGGGCGGCAGGGCCAATGCCGCGCTGCGCTCCGGCATCGAGCGTGCCCGGCTCGTGCTCGATCCCGGTTTCGGCTTCGGCAAGCGCTTGGACGAGAACTATCCGCTGCTCGCCCGCTTTGAGGAATTCCACGCGCTCGGGTTCCCGCTGCTGGCCGGACCCTCGCGCAAGTCCTTCGTCGGCCGGGCAACCTCGCGCGGCGGAGGCGCTGCACCCGCTCACGAGCGCATGGCAGGAAGCCTGGCCGCGGCCGTGCTCTGCATTATGAAAGGCGCGCACGTCGTGCGGGTGCACGATGTCAAGGAAACGGTGGATGCGGCGGCAATGGCAGACGCGGTCTTGAATAACGCGACGAAATGA
- the dtd gene encoding D-aminoacyl-tRNA deacylase, producing the protein MRAVVQRVTRARVKVSGETVGEIGLGLLVLLGVARDDTETDADYLADKIVGLRIFEDADGKMNRAVEEAGGAVLTVSQFTLLGDVRRGKRPSFDAAARPEQAVRLYEYLVGAIRAAGLRVETGKFQEMMEVELVNDGPVTILLDSKKNF; encoded by the coding sequence ATGCGAGCGGTTGTGCAGCGCGTGACGCGCGCGCGCGTGAAAGTCTCCGGCGAAACGGTCGGCGAGATCGGACTTGGCTTGTTGGTGCTGCTGGGCGTCGCGCGAGACGACACGGAAACCGATGCCGACTACCTTGCCGACAAGATCGTCGGGTTGCGAATTTTTGAGGATGCGGATGGCAAGATGAACCGCGCAGTTGAGGAAGCTGGGGGCGCGGTGCTCACCGTTTCGCAGTTCACCTTGTTGGGCGACGTGCGCCGCGGGAAACGCCCGTCATTCGATGCTGCCGCGCGCCCGGAGCAGGCGGTGCGCCTCTACGAATACCTGGTGGGCGCCATTCGCGCCGCCGGCCTGCGCGTGGAGACCGGAAAATTCCAGGAGATGATGGAGGTCGAACTGGTCAACGACGGCCCGGTAACGATTCTGCTGGATTCGAAAAAGAACTTCTGA